A stretch of Miscanthus floridulus cultivar M001 chromosome 13, ASM1932011v1, whole genome shotgun sequence DNA encodes these proteins:
- the LOC136500176 gene encoding uncharacterized protein: MDTFYKPIGRDRRFFIKIKNLHRFRVDMFFSVIDRQLLELNERFDEVNTELLICMASFSPIDSFAAFDKDKLVKLAGFYRNDFSSLELLHLPTQLNLYITDMRNDERFRNVRSLRELSIKLVETKKHERHKVVYRLLKLVLVLPVATASVERVFSVMNYVKNKLRNKIEDQYLNDCLVTFIEREFFLQVKDKDITNRFQTMKNRKIKATLYRHGCTAARGEDGAFLCPGFDARAHGAGWPQARVWLCEFCEHAPTAITCHADAACDTDIHSANPLALRHERLPVTPC, from the exons ATGGACACATTCTACAAGCCTATTGGAAGAGATAGGAGGTTCTTTATCAAGATTAAGAATCTCCATCGTTTCCGTGTTGACATGTTCTTCAGTGTCATTGATAGGCAGCTTCTGGAGCTTAATGAAAGGTTTGATGAGGTAAACACAGAATTGCTTATTTGCATGGCTTCATTCAGTCCTATCGATTCATTTGCTGCTTTTGACAAAGACAAATTGGTTAAGCTTGCTGGATTTTATCGTAATGATTTCTCAAGCTTAGAGTTGCTCCATCTTCCCACTCAACTCAATTTGTACATTACTGACATGCGCAATGATGAAAGGTTTAGAAATGTGAGAAGTCTTCGTGAGCTTTCCATTAAGCTTGTTGAAACAAAAAAGCATGAAAGACATAAAGTTGTTTACAGGCTTCTCAAATTGGTGCTAGTGCTTCCGGTAGCAACTGCAAGTGTTGAAAGAGTATTTTCTGTCATGAATTATGTGAAGAACAAATTGAGAAATAAGATTGAGGATCAATACTTGAATGATTGCTTGGTTACATTTATTGAGCGGGAGTTCTTTCTACAAGTTAAGGACAAAGACATCACCAATCGCTTCCAAACCATGAAGAATCGCAAGATTAAAGCAACATTATA CCGGCACGGCTGCACTGCAGCGAGGGGCGAGGACGGCGCGTTCCTGTGCCCCGGCTTCGACGCCCGGGCGCACGGTGCCGGCTGGCCCCAGGCGCGTGTCTGGCTGTGCGAGTTCTGCGAGCACGCCCCCACCGCCATCACCTGCCACGCCGACGCCGCCTGCGACACTGACATCCACTCGGCTAACCCGCTCGCGCTCCGCCACGAGCGCCTCCCCGTCACGCCATGTTAG